The Mytilus edulis chromosome 12, xbMytEdul2.2, whole genome shotgun sequence genome contains a region encoding:
- the LOC139498171 gene encoding uncharacterized protein, translating to MDRGVKRPAEWEDPIGNTKVRRLNSKSEPGRSQESTEIDQDIKSRYNSVFKGSPRYFTMIVCMILSVGTSVYRNVLKKAMSNIKNFEKALLPLEPRFNNYQKSILFPKEGTFSGDLNDLNMETMYIVLKGIGNFKPHSKGWGVLPEDNDHSTSANLDRIELIRAKTIGRCVNINIKESEFKTVCQILINAMIELDACFERLGDIFKNTYAEPPRMEQKQTRKSPYTNKSSRNENENLERDNYFRILHLTLDIGTRVLREEFESRFPKNRSYGQIFKIYKSELKPNLDKTSRKIIYPKEGEYSGNLRDLAIPTLYSLCRCAANIPPHDQEWGNPPNDDDCSLSASIERIRIIRNEIVSYPECKMDETDYLMKLRSLKQSLLELGAKEKDINDIIDISSDQKLRNKNKVDKLSDEQADESTQFLEKTSSQRTEWFFKLPIVCDGLVVDCIIDKRLENNYKSLEKIIKKRELSIMSGRPPGVCLQIFETEQIDMQRFIHSCEFLYDSLDSIRLLKNFTVLYLPSNVEFEKIFIFQKVQTSRKVNIKGELHNSIEGHQMVLCRYILINFNKTVMCPLLEEALDKAIKTKRRNTMKALTSQIIKYFFQIHEKVFDRRTSIWLGIECTCEKSKDVSYEDCLYSSSKPKIIIERYPSLLKETFVDEMFYGFSIRIIETNSKEARFVAKQILQSSGTQFIEGNLSGKVAKDLFEKHSNLSIIYPSSMKSKGFKNTGSHNIENINCINLICTVKGVIPVGDTHFPLEIDGVETDVLEGATHLLGTLRIGDKVGKTNTEAAGTLGGFVKYYGLDTFLTCAHVVFGKDIVHSITKNKIHLENYHMMKDKTISEITECILIRHTFKNDDHNPSETSIDAALAVIKSGDFSTFNIANDDTRRQCCTDLGLSSCYLNNNAIDPVTLRNAKAFCGISGNQMCDLRAEPKNILVRTGTHIQSRGIKMYNQLCIYGMVFQEGDSGTCVYVHTPGYKRLTGCIGMLIGKSTCENYVLTPMKEILKIFEL from the exons ATGGATAGAGGAGTCAAAAGACCGGCTGAATGGGAAGATCCCATTGGCAATACAAAAGTGAGACGGTTAAACTCAAAGTCGGAACCAG GTAGGAGCCAAGAATCAACTGAAATTGATCAAGATATCAAATCTCGATATAATTCTGTTTTTAAAG GTTCGCCACGTTACTTCACCATGATTGTGTGTATGATCCTAAGCGTTGGAACATCTGTATATCGAAATGTATTGAAAAAAGCAAtgtcaaatatcaaaaattttgaaaaagcacTTCTTCCGCTGGAACCTCGGTTTAACAATTATCAGAAATCAATCTTGTTCCCTAAAGAGGGAACATTCAGCGGAGACCTTAATGATTTGAATATGGAAACAATGTACATAGTTCTAAAAGGGATAGGCAATTTTAAACCACATTCAAAGGGATGGGGTGTGCTTCCAGAAGATAATGATCACAGTACATCTGCTAATTTGGATAGAATTGAGTTAATACGAGCGAAGACTATAGGCAGGTGTGTAAATATAAACATCAAAGAATCGGAATTCAAAACGGTCTGTCAAATTCTAATAAACGCTATGATAGAATTAGACGCCTGCTTTGAGAGGCTTGGTGATATTTTTAAGAACACATATGCAGAGCCTCCAAGAATGGAACAGAAGCAAACTCGGAAATCGCCTTATACAAACAAATCGTCCAGAAATGAAAATG AAAATCTGGAGAGAGATAATTACTTTCGCATTTTACACCTTACTTTGGATATTGGAACCAGAGTTCTTCGAGAAGAATTTGAAAGTCGATTTCCAAAGAACAGATCGTATGGACagatttttaaaatctataagTCTGAACTTAAACCAAACCTCGATAAAACATCTCGAAAAATCATATATCCAAAAGAAGGAGAGTATAGCGGAAACCTGAGAGACCTCGCTATTCCTACGCTTTATTCATTATGTCGATGTGCTGCGAACATTCCCCCTCACGATCAAGAATGGGGAAATCCTCCGAATGATGACGACTGCAGTCTGTCTGCGAGCATAGAAAGAATTCGAATTATACGAAATGAAATAGTGTCTTATCCAGAATGCAAAATGGACGAAACAGACTATTTAATGAAATTGCGTTCATTGAAGCAAAGTCTCTTAGAATTAGGTGcaaaggaaaaagatattaatgaTATTATCGACATTTCGAGTGACCAGAAATTGCGTAATAAGAACAAAGTTGACAAATTGTCAGATGAACAAGCAGATGAAAGCACACAGTTCTTAGAAAAAACTTCTAGCCAAAGAACAG AATGGTTCTTTAAATTACCGATCGTATGTGATGGATTGGTGGTTGATTGTATCATAGATAAAAGACTTGAGAACAACTATAAATCATTagagaaaataataaagaaaagggAATTGAGCATAATGTCAG GGAGACCACCAGGTGTTTGCCTCCAAATATTTGAAACCGAACAAATTGATATGCAACGTTTCATCCATTCCTGTGAATTCCTCTATGACAGTTTgg ATAGTATTCGCTTGCTGAAGAATTTTACAGTCTTATATCTTCCATCaaatgtagaatttgaaaaaatattcattttccaAAAGGTTCAGACATCACGTAAAGTAAACATCAAAGGTGAACTACACAACTCAATTGAAGGACACCAGATGGTTCTATGTCGATATATACTCATTAACTTCAACAAAACTGTCATGTGTCCACTATTAGAAGAAGCTTTAGATAAAGCAATTAAAACTAAACGTAGAAACACAATGAAGGCTTTGACTTCCCAAATCattaaatacttttttcaaattcatGAAAAAGTGTTCGACAGACGAACAAGTATTTGGTTAGGCATCGAATGCACGTGCGAGAAATCAAAAGATGTCAGTTATGAAGATTGTCTGTATTCCTCTTCAAAGCCCAAAATAATTATTGAAAGATATCCATCACTCTTAAAAGAAACATTTGTAGATGAGATGTTCTACGGTTTCTCGATAAGGATCATAGAAACGAACTCTAAAGAAGCAAGATTTGTTGCAAAACAGATTCTTCAAAGTTCTGGAACTCAATTCATTGAGGGAAATTTATCTGGTAAAGTAGCgaaagatttatttgaaaaacatAGTAATTTATCTATTATATATCCTTCTTCGATGAAGTCGAAAGGTTTTAAGAATACTGGATCTCATAATATCGAGAATATTAACTGTATAAACCTCATTTGTACTGTAAAAGGAGTTATACCTGTGGGAGATACTCATTTTCCTTTAGAAATTGATGGGGTCGAAACGGATGTGTTAGAAGGAGCAACACATTTACTTGGCACTTTGAGAATTGGTGATAAAGTTGGAAAAACGAATACTGAAGCTGCCGGCACGCTAGGGGGATTTGTAAAATATTATggattggacacatttttaacaTGTGCTCATGTTGTCTTTGGAAAGGATATTGTACattcaataacaaaaaacaagATACATCTTGAAAACTATCATATGATGAAGGACAAAACCATTTCCGAGATTACAGAGTGTATTTTGATTCGGCATACATTCAAGAACGATGATCACAATCCATCTGAAACGAGTATTGATGCAGCCCTAGCAGTAATCAAGAGTGGCGACTTTAGCACGTTCAATATTGCAAATGACGATACGAGAAGACAATGCTGCACGGATTTAG GTTTGTCATCATGCTATTTGAATAACAATGCTATCGATCCAGTAACATTGCGAAATGCTAAAGCATTTTGTGGAATTTCTGGAAATCAGATGTGTGATTTAAGGGCAGAACCAAAGAACATTCTTGTAAGAACCGGTACACATATTCAATCCAGGGGAATCAAGATGTATAATCAGCTATGCATCTATGGAATGGTGTTTCAGGAAGGAGATTCGGGGACTTGTGTTTATGTTCATACTCCGGGTTACAAAAGACTAACTGGTTGTATCGGGATGTTAATAGGAAAGTCAACATGCGAAAACTATGTGTTAACACCGATGAAGGAAATACTGAAAATATTTgagttgtaa